One genomic segment of Fervidobacterium pennivorans includes these proteins:
- a CDS encoding M3 family oligoendopeptidase — MRWVLTNIYSSFESEDFKSDLVKFEKELSEFLTWMDEELQSTERVEEKLEYVINKLNELSLLGGKLYSFASLTLSADANNETAAKYLDIIRSKFVDLSIARTKFRKFLKQVEIENLENTSSEVIKSHMFVIKEQKMLSKYMLSENEERIINMMRLTGGNAWNNLYEKTTSNLTCEMEMNGEKKKLPLMKVRNLAYDKSPDVRKKAYESELRACESVADVVAQCLNSIKGEFLTEVKLRGYSSPLEPMLFENRITEQTFSAMMDAVRESMPKLREYLKKKAKMLGYDKGLPWYDLFAPLGGYERKWSYEEARRFIVDNLSTFSKELGDFIDDAFEKSWIDAETRPGKRGGAFCASIKALKESRILMSFDGTLDNVLTLAHELGHAFHNYCLKDETPLNSTTPATLAETASIFNETLLLNMIKKDAKSSEEKLALLDKELSDAVQIIIDIYSRFLFEKTVFEKRISGPLSVKELKEIMITAQKQSYGDGLNEEILHPFMWLVKPHYYSPTFHFYNFPYTFGMLFALGVYAKRDEPGFFETYKKLLASTGKGTAEEVAASVGIDITRKEFWQSSLKVIEEAIEEFLKI, encoded by the coding sequence ATGAGATGGGTTTTGACAAATATCTATTCTTCATTTGAATCAGAAGATTTCAAGTCTGATTTAGTAAAGTTTGAAAAGGAGCTTTCAGAATTTCTAACGTGGATGGATGAGGAACTTCAATCAACAGAAAGAGTTGAGGAAAAGTTAGAGTACGTTATCAACAAACTTAACGAACTTTCCTTGCTTGGAGGGAAGTTGTACAGTTTCGCCAGCTTGACACTAAGTGCGGATGCGAACAACGAAACAGCAGCAAAGTATCTTGACATTATAAGAAGTAAATTTGTAGACCTTTCAATCGCAAGGACAAAGTTTAGGAAGTTTTTGAAGCAGGTAGAAATTGAAAACCTCGAAAATACCTCTTCAGAGGTTATTAAATCGCACATGTTTGTGATTAAAGAACAAAAAATGTTGTCAAAATACATGCTTTCTGAAAATGAAGAGAGAATCATCAATATGATGAGACTAACAGGTGGAAACGCATGGAATAACTTATATGAAAAAACAACATCAAATCTAACCTGCGAAATGGAAATGAACGGCGAAAAGAAAAAATTGCCTTTAATGAAAGTTAGAAATTTGGCGTACGATAAATCTCCAGATGTTAGAAAGAAGGCGTATGAATCAGAACTCAGGGCATGCGAAAGTGTTGCTGATGTTGTGGCACAGTGTCTAAACAGTATAAAGGGTGAGTTTTTGACTGAGGTGAAACTCAGGGGATATTCATCACCTCTGGAACCTATGCTTTTTGAGAATAGAATAACTGAGCAGACATTCAGCGCTATGATGGATGCTGTTAGAGAAAGTATGCCAAAACTGAGAGAATACCTAAAAAAGAAGGCAAAAATGCTTGGATACGATAAAGGTTTACCTTGGTATGACTTATTCGCACCACTTGGTGGATACGAACGAAAATGGAGTTATGAAGAAGCTAGAAGATTCATAGTGGATAATCTCTCAACATTTTCAAAAGAGCTTGGAGACTTCATAGATGATGCTTTTGAAAAAAGCTGGATTGATGCAGAGACAAGACCAGGAAAACGTGGAGGAGCGTTTTGTGCATCAATAAAAGCACTTAAAGAATCAAGGATACTCATGAGTTTTGACGGAACTTTGGATAATGTTCTTACACTTGCCCACGAGCTTGGGCATGCTTTCCATAACTATTGTCTGAAAGATGAAACACCTTTGAACAGTACTACCCCCGCTACTTTGGCTGAGACGGCATCGATTTTCAATGAGACGTTGCTTCTGAACATGATAAAGAAAGATGCGAAAAGTAGTGAAGAAAAGCTTGCACTTTTGGATAAAGAACTATCCGATGCAGTCCAGATAATAATAGACATATACAGCCGGTTCTTGTTCGAAAAGACAGTCTTTGAAAAACGCATATCAGGTCCTCTTAGTGTAAAAGAGCTTAAAGAGATTATGATAACTGCTCAAAAACAATCCTACGGTGATGGACTAAACGAAGAGATTCTTCATCCGTTCATGTGGCTTGTAAAACCGCACTATTATTCTCCAACATTCCACTTCTACAATTTTCCATACACGTTTGGTATGCTCTTTGCATTGGGTGTTTATGCCAAACGCGATGAACCAGGTTTCTTTGAAACTTACAAAAAGCTCCTTGCTTCCACAGGTAAGGGCACGGCAGAAGAAGTTGCAGCCAGCGTAGGGATAGATATAACCAGAAAAGAATTTTGGCAGTCTTCTCTGAAAGTGATAGAAGAGGCTATAGAAGAGTTCTTAAAGATTTAG
- a CDS encoding IS1/IS1595 family N-terminal zinc-binding domain-containing protein produces MNNSTLSCPKCGSTSLYKNGHDKYGNQQFLCKLCHHFFKLSHSHKRKNFSFHYPKCTSCGRSKAFV; encoded by the coding sequence ATGAACAACTCAACGCTCTCTTGTCCAAAATGCGGTTCCACCAGCTTATACAAAAACGGTCATGACAAATACGGTAACCAACAATTCCTTTGCAAACTCTGCCATCATTTTTTCAAACTTTCCCATTCTCACAAACGCAAAAACTTCTCTTTCCATTATCCCAAATGCACTTCTTGTGGTAGGTCTAAGGCTTTTGTGTAG
- a CDS encoding aldose epimerase family protein, translated as MNNTSVYGSVEQSLFGHTQEGIPVHEYTLINKHGLMMKVLSLGGIVRELWVPDKNGRFVDVVLGFNSVEEYERNPGYLGAIIGRFANRIDNGRFQIDGVTYQLALNDGGGKRPNALHGGVKGFDKRVWKTFAEVTPEGPKVILKLRGHDGEEGYPGNLDVTVIYTLTNENEWKIEYFATADKPTIVNLTQHTYFNLNGGGKIYNHCVLIRAEKYTPVNENLIPTGEIAPVEGTSYDLRKQISIKEAIARLRNEYPNLKGFDINYVLSENHENIERFAGSVYSEMTGIRMEVYTTQPGLQFYTGNYLQGFQGKYCQIYDEHTGFCLETQHFPNSPNHENFPKTVLRPGDIYHYVTRFKFLIG; from the coding sequence TTGAACAACACAAGTGTTTACGGCTCAGTTGAACAAAGCCTGTTCGGACATACGCAAGAGGGTATACCTGTTCACGAATACACACTAATTAATAAACACGGTTTAATGATGAAAGTCCTTTCGTTGGGTGGCATTGTTCGTGAGTTATGGGTACCGGATAAAAACGGAAGGTTTGTTGACGTTGTACTTGGGTTCAACAGTGTTGAGGAATACGAACGCAATCCGGGATACCTCGGGGCTATTATTGGTCGGTTTGCAAACCGAATTGATAATGGAAGATTCCAAATTGATGGGGTTACCTATCAACTGGCATTAAACGACGGTGGTGGGAAAAGACCCAACGCGTTGCATGGAGGTGTGAAGGGTTTTGACAAGAGGGTTTGGAAAACCTTTGCTGAAGTAACTCCGGAAGGTCCGAAGGTTATCTTGAAACTCCGCGGTCACGATGGAGAAGAAGGTTATCCTGGAAATCTGGACGTAACAGTTATTTACACTTTAACTAACGAGAACGAATGGAAAATAGAGTATTTTGCAACGGCTGACAAACCTACGATCGTAAATTTAACGCAGCATACATACTTCAACCTAAATGGTGGTGGTAAAATCTACAATCATTGCGTTCTAATAAGAGCAGAAAAATATACCCCAGTTAATGAGAATTTAATTCCAACAGGAGAAATTGCACCAGTTGAAGGCACATCCTACGATTTGCGAAAGCAAATAAGTATAAAAGAAGCTATCGCTCGGCTAAGGAATGAATATCCAAACCTGAAAGGATTTGACATTAACTATGTGCTTTCGGAAAACCACGAAAACATTGAAAGATTTGCAGGAAGCGTATATAGTGAAATGACCGGAATAAGAATGGAGGTCTACACAACTCAGCCTGGGTTGCAGTTTTACACGGGAAATTACTTACAGGGGTTCCAAGGAAAATATTGTCAAATCTACGATGAGCATACGGGTTTCTGTCTTGAGACTCAGCATTTTCCGAATTCACCAAATCATGAGAACTTTCCAAAAACAGTGTTAAGACCAGGGGATATATACCACTACGTAACACGTTTCAAGTTCTTGATAGGCTAA
- a CDS encoding TldD/PmbA family protein yields the protein MTFEQFKDKIFALAKVHGVEAQLSFSQNKNFQVRYQNGTMDQYTDAGKFKITLQLLKDGKLGMSYTETFDDPEKVFEDALSNIAIIDSEDVEYFYDGKGEYPKIEPYDGSFEKLSVKERLSYVEKAHEEIRKSLDIINDMAVYGQQMNEMRLANTLGLDLSYTNGGGFMYAMAVAKDVSPRSAVEFAIGRKPEALNPIHVGSKARDEALALVGSKSVKSGKYRVILRNDVFSDILGMLISMISAENAQKNLSPLKGKIGEKIGSDILTVKDLPYHPLSISCAPFDTQGVPTKEKTIIENGVFKTFLHNLKTAKKEGVEPTGNAMGTGIQPINLYVEPGKRSFDELLKSLDDGLVIIEVEGMHSGANPISGNFSLGAKAFRVEGGRITHGVEQITISGNFLEMLVNIEDIGNDIRAFMGIITPSVLISNLDIAGNA from the coding sequence ATGACATTCGAACAATTCAAAGATAAAATATTTGCGCTTGCAAAAGTACATGGTGTGGAAGCACAGTTAAGTTTCTCTCAAAACAAAAACTTCCAGGTTAGGTATCAAAATGGCACGATGGACCAATACACAGACGCTGGTAAGTTCAAAATTACATTACAGCTTTTGAAAGATGGAAAGCTGGGGATGTCGTATACAGAAACTTTCGATGATCCAGAGAAAGTTTTTGAAGACGCACTGAGCAACATTGCAATAATCGATAGTGAAGATGTAGAGTATTTTTACGATGGTAAAGGTGAATATCCAAAGATTGAGCCATACGATGGTAGTTTTGAAAAACTTTCTGTGAAAGAAAGGTTATCTTACGTTGAAAAAGCTCACGAAGAAATTAGGAAAAGCTTGGATATAATAAACGATATGGCAGTCTACGGACAACAGATGAACGAAATGCGATTAGCTAATACACTTGGACTTGACTTATCCTACACAAACGGCGGAGGCTTCATGTACGCAATGGCGGTTGCAAAAGATGTGTCACCAAGATCCGCAGTAGAATTTGCTATTGGAAGAAAACCAGAAGCACTCAATCCTATCCACGTTGGTTCAAAAGCCCGCGATGAGGCACTTGCACTTGTTGGCTCAAAATCTGTCAAAAGCGGAAAATACCGAGTTATTCTTAGAAACGATGTCTTTTCCGATATCTTAGGAATGCTCATTTCTATGATTAGTGCTGAGAACGCACAGAAGAACTTATCACCTTTGAAAGGAAAGATTGGAGAAAAGATAGGTAGTGACATTCTAACAGTCAAGGATTTGCCGTATCATCCATTGAGCATAAGCTGTGCGCCTTTTGATACACAAGGCGTTCCGACGAAAGAGAAAACAATCATCGAAAATGGTGTCTTCAAAACGTTCCTGCATAATCTAAAAACCGCGAAAAAAGAAGGTGTTGAACCAACCGGAAATGCTATGGGAACAGGTATTCAACCAATCAACCTCTATGTTGAGCCCGGTAAGAGGTCGTTTGACGAATTACTCAAATCCTTGGACGATGGACTTGTAATCATTGAGGTTGAAGGCATGCACTCGGGAGCTAATCCAATATCCGGTAACTTCTCACTTGGTGCTAAGGCATTCAGAGTTGAAGGTGGTCGAATCACGCATGGGGTTGAGCAGATAACAATCTCTGGAAACTTTTTAGAAATGCTTGTTAATATTGAAGATATTGGAAATGATATACGCGCGTTTATGGGAATAATAACACCTTCAGTTTTAATAAGTAACCTTGATATAGCAGGAAATGCGTAA
- a CDS encoding TldD/PmbA family protein — protein sequence MRYGGDFAEVFVEDRYSTNIELKNGKVELAQTGRMFGIGIRGFLGDKAIYAYTNDLSKDNILAVAKRVGEALGEVKLKDFSIDLRKKELENKHFVLWKPEQVRKETKVGYMKRAYEAAKKYSPTIAQVVVRYWDYDQNVLIANTEGVFVTDNRVRTRLMINAVAVKDGQMESGFYGPGAGMGPEFLERIDVEQAGVRAARIAVRMVDAQPAPAGKMTVVISNEFGGVIFHEAVGHALEASSVARGMSVFAGKLGQQVAAKCVSAVDDATIPNAWGSANVDDEGTPTQRIVLIENGVLKGYMIDKLGSRRMGMPSTGSGRRQDYTFAPTSRMSNTFILPGDYHPEEIIASVEYGLYAKTMGGGSVNPATGEFNFAVNEGYLIENGKITKPVKGATLIGKGYEIIQKIEMVGNDVARGQGMCGSYSGSIPADVGQPTIKVREIIVGGRNA from the coding sequence ATGAGATACGGTGGAGACTTTGCAGAGGTCTTTGTCGAAGATAGGTATTCTACGAACATCGAACTAAAAAATGGTAAAGTAGAGCTTGCACAAACGGGTAGAATGTTCGGTATTGGTATAAGGGGTTTCCTTGGGGACAAGGCAATATACGCATACACAAACGACCTATCGAAAGATAACATCCTCGCTGTTGCTAAGAGAGTAGGAGAAGCTCTTGGTGAGGTCAAACTCAAGGATTTCTCTATAGATTTGAGGAAGAAGGAATTAGAAAATAAACATTTTGTTTTGTGGAAACCAGAACAGGTAAGAAAAGAGACAAAAGTTGGTTATATGAAGAGAGCTTACGAAGCAGCTAAAAAATATTCACCGACGATAGCACAGGTTGTTGTAAGATACTGGGATTACGATCAGAATGTGTTAATTGCCAACACAGAAGGCGTATTTGTGACAGACAACAGAGTACGCACAAGGTTGATGATTAATGCAGTTGCCGTAAAAGACGGGCAGATGGAATCCGGATTTTATGGACCAGGCGCTGGTATGGGACCAGAATTTTTGGAAAGAATTGATGTCGAACAAGCCGGTGTGAGAGCAGCAAGAATCGCGGTAAGGATGGTTGACGCTCAACCAGCACCGGCCGGAAAGATGACCGTTGTAATCTCGAACGAATTTGGCGGAGTTATCTTCCATGAAGCTGTTGGACACGCGTTAGAAGCATCTTCCGTTGCTCGTGGAATGTCTGTTTTCGCTGGAAAACTTGGTCAACAAGTGGCAGCGAAATGTGTCAGTGCTGTTGACGATGCAACAATTCCGAACGCATGGGGGAGCGCTAACGTTGACGATGAAGGAACACCCACTCAAAGAATTGTGCTAATTGAAAACGGAGTCCTCAAAGGCTACATGATAGACAAACTCGGCTCAAGGAGAATGGGAATGCCTTCAACGGGAAGTGGAAGACGCCAAGACTACACATTTGCACCAACATCCAGAATGAGCAATACATTCATCCTTCCTGGTGATTATCATCCAGAAGAAATCATCGCCTCCGTGGAATATGGTCTGTATGCAAAGACGATGGGCGGAGGTTCTGTGAATCCGGCAACGGGAGAATTCAATTTCGCTGTAAACGAAGGATACTTAATAGAGAACGGAAAGATAACAAAACCAGTAAAGGGTGCCACATTGATAGGAAAAGGATACGAAATCATCCAGAAAATAGAGATGGTTGGAAACGATGTTGCAAGAGGTCAAGGTATGTGCGGTTCTTACAGTGGTTCAATACCAGCAGACGTTGGGCAACCGACGATAAAGGTTAGGGAAATCATCGTTGGGGGGCGAAATGCATGA
- the mutL gene encoding DNA mismatch repair endonuclease MutL, whose protein sequence is MNRGQRIIKLPDEVVSKIAAGEVVVNPASVVKELVENSIDADANSIEVQIKDGGKSYIKVSDNGFGMSKEDLLLAVQRYTTSKIASIEDIYNITSYGFRGEALASIGEVSRLVITTSNGNESNKLEMVGGKVIKVSEIYRERGTTVEVFDLFFNIPARRKFLSSEKIERRMVTEVIERFLLTKPKIKFLFKIDEEVVYNAPSSNLSERFKLVFPEVKSFEEIDSCTDEIIKISGIISSPQFFRKNRSGQLFFVNGRFVLDNLLHLALERGYGEALTEGTHPYAVIFIEVPPREVDVNIHPQKLQVKFSEPRMIYDAIARCVRDTLRKFEGFQMFVEKIESHVAKQIASTSDNQDESKTLHINGNETVFRDVERAVEQSDTPKLREPSYTFEGVTVYDRNYRNIQNYQKPFDFTTSKQPSALFPHVVSLTNLEKIGEFTIIKNRYILFEDSDGIIIVDFHAAHERVIYEQLKERQFQVVNLLIPVEFSIGKSLAGVLESLENELKKLGFSLETEKSENSVKVVLKSIPSLLKITQAQETLIEMLEEYRIPFNKPKSILHGLASKACKTAVKTGDKLSVDEAKMLLDEIKRRNLLTCPHGRPIMLKITFDQLDSYFERR, encoded by the coding sequence ATGAACAGAGGGCAAAGAATAATCAAACTACCCGACGAAGTTGTCTCAAAAATCGCTGCTGGTGAAGTGGTTGTGAACCCTGCATCGGTTGTTAAAGAGCTTGTGGAAAACTCTATAGATGCTGATGCTAACAGTATTGAGGTCCAGATAAAAGATGGTGGGAAAAGCTATATTAAAGTCTCCGATAACGGCTTTGGGATGTCCAAAGAAGACCTCTTACTTGCCGTTCAAAGGTACACTACAAGCAAAATTGCATCCATAGAAGATATCTACAACATCACAAGCTATGGCTTTAGAGGGGAAGCACTTGCTTCCATCGGAGAAGTATCACGCTTGGTGATAACTACATCCAACGGTAATGAATCCAACAAACTTGAGATGGTTGGAGGAAAGGTTATAAAGGTCAGTGAAATCTATAGAGAAAGAGGAACAACTGTTGAAGTGTTCGATTTATTCTTCAACATTCCTGCCAGAAGGAAGTTTCTTTCTTCGGAAAAAATCGAAAGAAGAATGGTGACTGAAGTAATTGAAAGGTTTTTGCTCACAAAACCGAAAATAAAATTCCTCTTCAAAATCGATGAAGAAGTTGTCTACAATGCACCTTCTTCTAATCTGTCGGAAAGATTCAAATTAGTTTTTCCTGAAGTGAAATCGTTTGAAGAAATCGATAGTTGCACAGACGAAATAATCAAAATCTCTGGCATAATCTCTTCACCTCAATTTTTTAGAAAAAACCGTTCTGGTCAGTTATTTTTTGTGAACGGGCGGTTCGTTTTAGATAACCTTCTCCACCTTGCTCTTGAACGTGGGTACGGTGAAGCTCTCACCGAGGGTACACACCCATACGCTGTGATTTTCATCGAAGTTCCTCCAAGGGAAGTAGATGTGAATATCCACCCACAAAAGTTACAAGTAAAATTCTCCGAACCTCGCATGATATACGATGCTATAGCCAGATGTGTAAGAGATACACTGAGAAAATTCGAAGGATTCCAAATGTTCGTCGAAAAAATTGAAAGTCATGTGGCAAAACAAATTGCTTCGACAAGCGATAACCAAGATGAATCAAAAACGCTCCATATCAACGGCAATGAAACTGTTTTTAGAGATGTTGAACGAGCTGTTGAGCAGTCAGACACTCCCAAGCTTAGAGAGCCTAGCTATACATTCGAAGGTGTTACCGTATACGACCGGAATTATCGAAATATCCAAAATTATCAGAAACCTTTTGATTTCACAACTTCAAAACAACCATCTGCTCTCTTTCCACACGTTGTGAGCCTCACAAATTTAGAAAAAATAGGCGAGTTTACGATAATAAAGAACAGATACATCCTTTTCGAAGATAGTGATGGAATCATCATTGTTGACTTCCACGCAGCACACGAAAGAGTTATCTACGAACAACTAAAGGAACGCCAATTCCAAGTAGTAAATCTATTGATACCTGTGGAATTCTCTATTGGAAAGAGCTTGGCAGGTGTTTTGGAAAGTTTAGAAAATGAATTAAAAAAACTCGGTTTCAGTTTAGAAACGGAGAAATCTGAGAACAGCGTAAAGGTTGTCCTGAAATCAATCCCTTCGCTTTTAAAAATAACGCAGGCTCAGGAAACGTTAATTGAGATGCTCGAAGAATACCGCATTCCTTTCAACAAACCAAAGAGCATCTTACACGGTCTTGCATCAAAAGCATGCAAAACAGCCGTAAAAACCGGTGATAAACTCAGCGTAGATGAAGCAAAAATGTTGCTGGATGAGATAAAACGAAGAAATCTACTTACCTGCCCTCATGGAAGACCAATAATGTTGAAAATCACGTTTGACCAATTGGATAGCTATTTTGAAAGAAGATAA